The following are from one region of the Acidobacteriota bacterium genome:
- the rarD gene encoding EamA family transporter RarD: MKTSSDNRRAGIGFVLAAYVAWGILPFYWKAIKSIPPENILTFRVFLSFLLLAAVVMLSGRAGEFRAAFASRRSRLWTLLTAAVIGSNFFVYVWAVNTDHLVEASLGYFINPLVSVFLGVVFLREKLDRPRLVSLGLAVAGVAFLTASFGRLPWISLVLAFSFAFYGLARKIARVDALNGLLAETAVLSPLCLGFLAFQAFRGRFFTGWDSLTFPLLLVSGLVTAVPLLWFIRGVRRIPLSTAGFIQYVSPTLQLLIGVVAYGEPFTRTHLASFGLIWAGLAVFTVSTARSLAERRNGRLSNPPKG, from the coding sequence TTGAAGACTTCTTCGGATAACAGGCGGGCGGGCATCGGCTTTGTCCTGGCCGCTTATGTGGCCTGGGGCATTCTGCCTTTTTATTGGAAGGCAATCAAGAGCATCCCGCCCGAAAACATCCTGACCTTCAGGGTGTTTTTATCCTTTCTTCTGCTTGCGGCCGTGGTGATGCTGAGCGGCCGGGCGGGCGAATTCCGCGCGGCTTTCGCCTCGCGCCGCAGCCGGTTGTGGACACTGCTGACGGCGGCCGTCATCGGATCCAATTTTTTCGTCTATGTCTGGGCCGTCAACACCGATCATTTGGTTGAGGCGAGTCTCGGGTATTTCATCAATCCCCTGGTCAGCGTCTTCCTCGGTGTTGTTTTTCTTCGGGAAAAGCTCGACCGGCCGCGTCTTGTGAGCCTCGGGCTGGCCGTCGCCGGCGTCGCCTTCCTGACCGCGTCATTCGGCCGCCTGCCCTGGATCTCTCTTGTCCTGGCTTTCAGCTTCGCTTTCTACGGTTTGGCCCGCAAAATCGCCCGCGTGGATGCTTTGAACGGACTTCTTGCCGAGACGGCCGTTCTGTCTCCCCTATGCCTGGGATTCCTGGCTTTCCAGGCCTTCCGGGGCCGATTTTTTACGGGCTGGGACTCGCTGACGTTTCCGCTTCTTCTCGTTTCGGGGTTGGTCACGGCCGTTCCCCTGTTGTGGTTCATCCGCGGCGTTCGCCGCATCCCTCTTTCAACGGCCGGATTCATCCAGTATGTCTCGCCGACGCTTCAGCTCCTGATCGGAGTCGTCGCATACGGCGAACCCTTCACGCGGACCCACTTGGCGAGTTTCGGCCTGATCTGGGCGGGCCTGGCCGTTTTCACAGTCTCTACGGCCCGATCGCTGGCCGAGCGAAGAAACGGGCGTCTGTCGAATCCCCCAAAGGGATAG
- a CDS encoding sterol desaturase family protein, translated as MAIQIIAFAALTLAVAVLMEGVAWALHRYGMHGALWFLHEDHHRPKKKGFQKNDLFAVFFSAAAVSIFLLGRITGLWVITSVAIGVMLYGLGDFLFHDVMFHKRIPGFRIPARTPYLRRIINAHKVHHQNSGKSRGISFGFLYAPPHYNTPEVESAGG; from the coding sequence GTGGCCATTCAAATTATCGCTTTCGCCGCCCTGACACTTGCCGTGGCCGTGCTTATGGAGGGCGTCGCCTGGGCTCTGCACAGGTACGGCATGCACGGCGCCCTCTGGTTTCTTCACGAAGACCACCACCGGCCGAAGAAAAAGGGCTTTCAGAAAAACGACCTGTTCGCCGTTTTCTTCAGCGCCGCCGCCGTTTCGATTTTTCTGCTGGGCCGGATAACCGGACTCTGGGTCATTACATCCGTCGCCATCGGTGTAATGCTCTACGGGCTCGGCGACTTCCTTTTTCACGACGTCATGTTCCACAAGCGCATCCCCGGCTTCCGCATTCCGGCCCGCACGCCTTATCTCAGGCGGATCATCAACGCCCACAAGGTCCACCACCAGAACTCGGGGAAAAGCCGGGGCATCTCCTTCGGGTTTCTCTACGCCCCGCCCCACTACAACACTCCGGAAGTGGAGAGTGCCGGGGGATGA
- the ispH gene encoding 4-hydroxy-3-methylbut-2-enyl diphosphate reductase has protein sequence MKILLSETLSYCFGVRKTLQTIEQLLAESGEKPVFMLGEVVHNECVIRNLKARGLRLIQSLDEADPDGVVVLQSHGSPRSRYEDLAHRNLDYVDATCPMVRVIHERVREIEEQGALPVIIGQKGHEEVRGIEGQVKRAVVLKTDDEATPELFAGVEHAGIVVQSTFVTEEALRIVDRIRKIVPQVDFHNTICQPTRTRQREVEEHSKSADCVIIVGSTTSANTRHLFKIARNINSCTYFVDKPMDVDGLPIPPDAAVFIASGASTPEDQIIEVVRRLEERRHVP, from the coding sequence ATGAAGATCCTCCTTTCGGAAACGCTGAGCTACTGTTTCGGCGTTCGGAAAACCCTTCAGACCATCGAACAGCTCCTTGCCGAGAGCGGCGAGAAGCCCGTCTTCATGCTCGGAGAGGTCGTCCATAATGAGTGCGTCATCCGCAATCTCAAGGCCCGGGGACTCCGCCTGATCCAAAGCCTTGACGAGGCCGACCCCGACGGTGTCGTCGTTCTGCAGAGCCATGGGTCTCCCCGCTCACGCTACGAGGACCTCGCTCACAGAAATCTCGACTATGTCGACGCCACCTGTCCCATGGTCCGCGTCATTCACGAACGCGTCCGCGAAATCGAAGAGCAGGGCGCTCTCCCCGTTATCATCGGACAGAAGGGTCACGAGGAAGTCCGGGGGATCGAGGGTCAGGTGAAGCGCGCCGTCGTTCTCAAAACCGATGACGAGGCCACTCCCGAACTTTTCGCCGGTGTCGAACATGCCGGAATCGTCGTTCAATCGACCTTTGTCACCGAAGAGGCCCTGCGCATTGTGGACCGCATCCGAAAAATCGTTCCCCAGGTCGATTTTCACAATACGATCTGCCAACCCACACGGACCCGGCAGCGGGAAGTCGAGGAACATTCGAAGTCGGCCGACTGCGTCATCATCGTCGGTTCGACGACGAGCGCCAACACGCGCCACCTTTTCAAGATCGCCCGGAACATCAATTCCTGCACCTATTTCGTCGACAAACCCATGGACGTCGACGGCCTGCCCATCCCGCCGGACGCCGCCGTCTTCATCGCCTCCGGCGCGTCGACGCCGGAAGACCAGATCATCGAAGTCGTCCGGCGGCTCGAGGAGAGACGCCATGTCCCATGA
- a CDS encoding phytoene/squalene synthase family protein, producing the protein MSGVDPLLRRIFRRGSRTYFHSTRFFPAETRRDVACLYGFVRTADDFVDRIPQDREGFQAFRKAYETCRNSGETSGNNADPVIAGFCELARRRGFDPAWVDAFLDSMAMDLTRKDYATLSDTLSYIYGSAEVIGLMMAAVMDLRREAFPFARLLGRAMQYINFIRDIREDGGLGRTYLPADAMKMRGLDSLTEDEAHRKPEAFRIFLRGEIRRYQVWQIGAEKGYAFIPRRFLDPIRTAAAMYDWTARKIAADPFIVFRRKVKPSRPRILWTGLRAQLSGKGLRA; encoded by the coding sequence GTGAGCGGAGTTGATCCCCTCCTCCGCCGGATCTTCCGGCGCGGAAGCCGGACTTACTTTCACAGCACGCGATTTTTCCCGGCCGAAACGCGGCGCGACGTCGCCTGCCTCTACGGGTTCGTCCGGACGGCCGACGATTTCGTCGACCGCATCCCCCAGGATCGGGAAGGCTTTCAGGCCTTCCGGAAAGCCTATGAGACCTGCCGCAATTCCGGGGAGACGTCCGGAAACAACGCCGACCCCGTCATCGCGGGTTTCTGTGAGCTGGCCCGGCGGCGCGGCTTCGATCCCGCCTGGGTCGATGCCTTTCTCGATTCCATGGCCATGGATCTCACCCGGAAAGACTATGCGACACTCAGCGACACGCTCTCTTACATCTACGGCTCCGCCGAAGTCATCGGTTTGATGATGGCCGCCGTGATGGATCTTCGCCGCGAAGCGTTCCCCTTCGCCAGGCTTCTCGGACGGGCCATGCAGTACATCAACTTCATCCGCGACATCCGCGAGGACGGCGGCCTGGGGCGAACTTACCTTCCGGCCGATGCCATGAAAATGCGGGGGCTGGACTCGCTCACCGAGGACGAGGCGCACCGAAAGCCGGAGGCCTTCCGGATTTTTCTTCGCGGAGAGATCAGGCGCTACCAGGTCTGGCAGATCGGCGCCGAGAAGGGCTATGCCTTCATCCCCCGCCGCTTTCTTGACCCCATCCGCACCGCGGCCGCGATGTATGACTGGACGGCGCGGAAGATCGCCGCCGATCCGTTTATCGTCTTTCGCCGCAAGGTCAAACCGTCCCGTCCCCGCATCCTTTGGACCGGATTGCGGGCACAACTCTCCGGAAAAGGATTGAGGGCATGA
- a CDS encoding M20/M25/M40 family metallo-hydrolase yields the protein MNHLRIISAVAVALLLLSLSPVPAAETRAPVPERMRPGFESITAVDSAAFLEFIAADELEGRDTPSRGQSIARKYIRSLYKSWGVLPFGDTRGSGPRSYEQALPMFVKTYGPGTAMTVRSGGVTRTFSMGGDFTCSNGADWSGAIEGRVVFAGYGVSAPDLGYDDFAGIDVRGKIVLVAAGRPGGDERKTMFNSPDHWARFAGRRTPVENCARLLAGKGALALIVADPSFDRPARPHGYVQGARIPSASNRIYSPAIAAVDPMTPTFWVSPRAADALLAAAGTSLGKRTRRIDTALKPSSLDLPGLTMTIDMDVALQSSPCANLLGIIEGSDPDLKDEHVIVGAHLDHVGLNDDGYVFNGADDNASGSVGVLQIAKALAHSQVKPRRSVIFAHWTGEEKGILGSLAFVKNPPVPLEKIKACVNLDMISRDTPHQAVKSQAAEFHLSAEVQAKIGDDPRRLLMAYVPLFAREFGTLIVDLSEAHVGLNVVPLPSTPMMGNSDHYFFALEGIPSVFLFTGGHADAHQPTDMSDRINAEKMADVVRLAYLTVFNVADAPDSPERLRLP from the coding sequence ATGAATCATCTCAGAATCATTTCAGCCGTCGCCGTGGCCCTTCTTCTTCTCAGTCTCAGCCCGGTCCCGGCCGCGGAGACCCGAGCGCCCGTTCCCGAAAGAATGCGGCCGGGTTTCGAAAGCATCACCGCCGTCGACTCCGCCGCTTTTCTTGAATTCATCGCCGCCGACGAACTCGAAGGCCGGGATACGCCGAGCCGCGGCCAGAGCATCGCCCGCAAGTATATCCGAAGCCTCTACAAATCCTGGGGCGTCCTGCCGTTCGGCGATACCCGCGGCTCCGGACCGCGATCCTACGAACAGGCTCTCCCCATGTTCGTCAAAACCTACGGTCCGGGAACGGCCATGACGGTTCGTTCCGGCGGTGTGACCCGGACGTTCAGCATGGGCGGCGATTTTACATGCAGCAACGGCGCGGATTGGAGCGGCGCGATCGAAGGCCGCGTCGTTTTCGCCGGATACGGCGTCTCGGCTCCCGACCTGGGATACGACGATTTCGCCGGGATCGATGTCCGCGGCAAGATCGTTCTGGTCGCTGCAGGCCGTCCCGGCGGAGACGAGCGGAAAACGATGTTCAACAGCCCCGATCATTGGGCCCGCTTCGCGGGACGCCGGACGCCGGTTGAAAACTGCGCCCGGCTCCTGGCCGGCAAAGGGGCTCTGGCCCTCATCGTAGCCGACCCGTCCTTTGATCGTCCCGCCCGGCCTCACGGCTATGTCCAGGGCGCAAGAATCCCCTCCGCCTCGAACCGGATCTATTCCCCGGCGATTGCAGCCGTCGATCCGATGACGCCGACCTTCTGGGTCTCGCCGCGTGCGGCCGACGCCCTTCTCGCCGCCGCCGGAACATCCCTTGGCAAGAGGACGCGGAGAATCGACACCGCTCTGAAACCGTCATCTCTGGATCTCCCGGGCCTGACGATGACGATCGATATGGATGTTGCGCTTCAGTCTTCGCCCTGCGCCAATCTGCTCGGCATCATCGAGGGCTCGGACCCGGACCTCAAAGACGAACATGTGATCGTCGGAGCCCATCTGGACCACGTCGGCCTGAACGATGACGGCTATGTTTTCAACGGCGCCGACGACAATGCCTCCGGGTCGGTCGGGGTTCTCCAGATCGCCAAAGCTCTGGCCCACAGCCAGGTGAAACCCCGCCGCTCCGTGATTTTCGCGCATTGGACGGGCGAGGAAAAAGGCATTCTGGGTTCCCTGGCATTCGTCAAGAATCCCCCGGTTCCCTTGGAAAAGATCAAGGCCTGCGTCAACCTTGACATGATCAGCCGCGATACGCCGCATCAGGCCGTGAAAAGCCAGGCCGCGGAATTCCATCTTTCCGCGGAAGTACAAGCCAAAATCGGCGACGATCCCCGGCGCCTGCTCATGGCCTATGTCCCGCTTTTCGCCCGGGAATTCGGAACACTCATTGTCGATTTAAGCGAAGCCCACGTGGGATTGAACGTCGTGCCCCTGCCTTCCACGCCCATGATGGGGAACAGCGACCACTATTTCTTCGCCCTTGAGGGCATCCCCTCGGTTTTCCTGTTTACGGGCGGCCATGCCGATGCCCACCAACCGACGGATATGTCCGACAGGATCAATGCGGAGAAAATGGCCGACGTCGTCCGGCTTGCTTATCTGACGGTCTTCAACGTCGCCGATGCTCCCGACAGTCCGGAACGTCTCCGGCTGCCGTGA
- a CDS encoding sugar kinase produces MKTCAVFGEILLRLSPPPGERLLQSPVLSARFGGAEANVAVSLARFGRAVRCITVLPISPLGDAAAGELRRFGVDTSFIVRREGRMGLYFAEGGAAHRPSQVVYDRENSALALIAPGAVEWPNALEGAGRFHMTGITPALSARAADAALEAVKTARNKGLEVSLDLNFRANLWTYGKTVLDVMPEFVRQADLLIANEEDCQKCLGIEAAAVPGRDALDPRVYEDLTARVMNRFPNLGRLAVTLRRSRSASDNNWTAVMRTPARFFTGPDYDIRGIVDRIGAGDAFAAGLIHGLDTLDDDRAALAFAVAASCLKHTIAGDFNLADESEVLRLMRGDCSGRIRR; encoded by the coding sequence ATGAAAACCTGCGCCGTTTTCGGTGAAATCCTGCTGCGCCTGTCGCCGCCTCCGGGCGAACGGCTGCTTCAGTCCCCCGTTTTATCCGCCCGATTCGGCGGAGCCGAGGCCAATGTCGCCGTCTCTCTGGCCCGCTTCGGCCGCGCCGTCCGCTGCATCACGGTGCTTCCGATCAGTCCGCTTGGAGACGCGGCCGCCGGAGAGCTCCGGCGCTTCGGTGTCGACACCTCCTTCATCGTCCGTCGCGAAGGACGGATGGGCCTGTATTTCGCGGAAGGCGGGGCCGCCCATAGACCGTCCCAGGTCGTCTACGACCGCGAAAACTCCGCCCTGGCCCTTATCGCGCCGGGCGCCGTGGAATGGCCGAACGCTCTGGAAGGCGCAGGCCGGTTTCACATGACCGGCATCACTCCCGCCTTGAGCGCCCGCGCCGCGGACGCGGCCCTCGAAGCCGTGAAAACGGCCCGAAACAAGGGTCTCGAAGTCTCCCTCGACCTCAATTTCCGGGCCAATCTTTGGACTTACGGAAAAACCGTCCTCGACGTCATGCCGGAATTCGTCCGGCAGGCCGATCTGCTCATCGCCAACGAGGAGGATTGCCAAAAATGCCTCGGCATCGAGGCCGCCGCCGTCCCGGGCCGCGATGCCCTCGATCCCCGAGTCTACGAGGACCTGACGGCCCGCGTCATGAACCGGTTTCCGAACCTCGGCCGTCTGGCCGTCACGCTGCGGCGCAGCCGCAGCGCAAGCGACAACAATTGGACCGCCGTCATGAGAACGCCGGCGAGGTTTTTCACCGGTCCGGATTACGACATCCGCGGCATCGTCGACCGTATCGGGGCTGGGGACGCCTTTGCCGCCGGATTGATCCACGGCCTGGACACGCTCGACGACGACCGGGCGGCCCTGGCCTTCGCCGTCGCCGCTTCCTGCCTCAAGCATACGATCGCCGGGGATTTCAATCTCGCAGACGAAAGCGAGGTTCTCCGTCTGATGCGGGGCGACTGTTCCGGCCGCATTCGGAGGTAG
- a CDS encoding polyprenyl synthetase family protein, with the protein MNLDDFLSRSRKRLACFLTEFLDAKKSETAGVNAWGRDITDRLKAYTVLGKMIRGALVLLGCRAAGSRITQDAVRAGAAMELVQSALLIHDDIMDNDTLRRGEPSFHRRYAALGRRENIAEADHFGLSMGLCGGDIAIFLAFEVLAGMRSANRKTPAAVRLFARELTLVGLGQMQDLYAGATSKHIGEKDILGLYLHKTARYSFSLPLAMGCLIGGGSPALRRGLEQCGEYLGLIFQLRDDDLGMFGSEEEIGKPVGSDIREGKKTLHRHLLMERAPAAERRKLEKIFGRADASEADIRAVRDRVEALGVREEVGRRIEVLRRKAKTGIHRLPAAERYRTLLHELLTYSIARKK; encoded by the coding sequence ATGAACCTGGATGATTTTTTATCCCGATCCCGGAAACGGCTGGCCTGTTTTCTGACGGAATTCCTCGATGCCAAGAAGTCGGAAACGGCCGGCGTCAATGCCTGGGGCCGGGATATCACGGATCGTTTAAAGGCCTACACGGTTTTGGGAAAGATGATTCGGGGCGCCCTTGTCCTTCTGGGCTGCCGGGCGGCTGGAAGCCGGATCACACAGGATGCCGTCCGGGCCGGGGCGGCCATGGAACTCGTCCAATCCGCTCTGCTCATTCACGACGACATCATGGACAACGACACTCTCCGGCGCGGCGAGCCGTCTTTTCACCGCCGGTATGCGGCGTTGGGCAGGCGCGAAAACATCGCCGAAGCCGATCATTTCGGGCTGTCGATGGGCCTCTGCGGCGGCGACATCGCCATTTTTCTGGCCTTTGAGGTGTTGGCCGGGATGCGCTCCGCCAACCGCAAAACCCCGGCCGCGGTTCGCCTGTTCGCCCGCGAGCTGACACTCGTCGGGCTGGGACAGATGCAGGATCTCTACGCCGGAGCGACTTCGAAACATATCGGCGAAAAGGACATCCTGGGACTCTACCTTCACAAGACGGCCCGATATTCCTTCTCTCTGCCCCTGGCCATGGGCTGCCTGATCGGCGGAGGAAGCCCGGCCTTGAGGAGAGGGCTCGAACAGTGCGGCGAATACCTCGGGTTGATCTTTCAACTCCGCGATGACGATCTCGGCATGTTCGGAAGTGAGGAGGAGATCGGCAAACCGGTCGGATCGGACATCCGCGAGGGCAAGAAAACCCTTCATCGCCATCTGCTCATGGAGAGGGCGCCGGCGGCGGAACGCCGGAAACTGGAAAAGATCTTCGGCCGCGCGGATGCGTCGGAGGCGGACATCCGGGCGGTTCGCGACAGGGTGGAAGCCCTCGGGGTCCGGGAAGAGGTCGGCCGAAGAATCGAAGTTTTGCGACGGAAGGCCAAAACCGGAATCCATCGTCTTCCCGCAGCCGAACGCTATCGGACGTTACTTCACGAACTCCTGACCTACAGCATCGCACGAAAAAAATAA
- the xylB gene encoding xylulokinase, which produces MMYAVGIDSGTQGTKALVVDFSGKVRGRGYAPHRFVKNLKPGESEQDPRVWIQAMNAALAEALVSSRINPCTVVALGVSGQQHGFIPLDAGGRPIRPAKLWNDTSTAAETEEIIAALGGKSACIRKLGLVPAVGFTASKVLWLKRREPQNYDRLATVLLPHNYLNFHLTGDAAMEYGDASGTGFMDIRRRRWHPAALAAVDPGLADRLPPLLHPREPLGHIRKAVASRFGFGRVLVSSGGGDNMMGAIGTGNTAPGVCTLSLGTSGTIYAYFPEPFVDPAGEIAPFCDSTGGWLPLLCTMNVTNTTEAFKSLLKLSNRSLETLAAMAPEGSAGLLFLPFIDGERVPVLPHARGVFFGLDRATFGASHMARSIMEGTILNLGYGFARMRALGLDPSEIRATGGGAKSRTWLQIAADVFQTPVAVPAESEAAALGAALQAIWSYERKSAGESDIAALTARTVRLGKTTIKPRKALAGLYGELQERFNRLWKTLAPEFLSR; this is translated from the coding sequence ATGATGTATGCCGTGGGCATCGATTCCGGAACTCAGGGGACCAAAGCGCTCGTCGTCGATTTCTCAGGGAAAGTCCGGGGCCGGGGGTATGCACCCCATCGTTTCGTGAAGAACCTCAAGCCCGGCGAGAGCGAGCAGGACCCCCGCGTCTGGATTCAGGCCATGAATGCCGCTCTGGCCGAGGCTCTTGTATCCTCCCGCATCAATCCCTGCACCGTCGTTGCCCTGGGCGTTTCCGGACAACAGCACGGATTCATTCCCCTGGACGCCGGGGGCCGTCCGATCCGGCCGGCCAAACTCTGGAACGACACCTCGACGGCGGCCGAGACGGAGGAGATCATCGCCGCGCTTGGCGGAAAATCGGCCTGCATCCGCAAACTCGGCCTTGTCCCGGCCGTGGGTTTTACGGCCTCGAAAGTTCTTTGGCTCAAACGCCGGGAGCCGCAAAATTACGACCGCTTGGCGACCGTCCTCCTTCCGCACAATTACCTGAATTTCCATTTGACGGGCGATGCGGCCATGGAATACGGCGACGCCTCGGGCACGGGTTTTATGGACATCCGCCGCCGCCGCTGGCATCCCGCAGCCCTGGCCGCAGTCGATCCCGGACTGGCCGATCGCCTGCCGCCGCTCCTCCATCCTCGGGAACCCTTGGGCCATATCCGGAAAGCCGTCGCCTCCCGTTTCGGATTCGGCCGCGTCCTCGTTTCGAGCGGCGGCGGGGACAACATGATGGGCGCGATCGGCACCGGTAACACGGCGCCCGGCGTCTGCACGTTGAGCCTCGGCACCTCGGGCACGATCTATGCCTATTTCCCCGAACCGTTCGTCGATCCGGCCGGAGAGATCGCTCCCTTCTGCGACAGCACGGGCGGCTGGCTGCCTCTTCTCTGCACGATGAATGTCACCAACACGACCGAGGCCTTCAAGTCGCTCCTCAAGCTTTCCAATCGCAGCCTCGAGACCCTGGCGGCCATGGCCCCGGAGGGATCCGCCGGACTTTTATTCCTGCCCTTTATCGATGGAGAGCGCGTGCCGGTTCTGCCTCATGCCCGCGGCGTTTTCTTCGGCCTCGACAGGGCGACATTCGGCGCGTCCCACATGGCCCGTTCGATCATGGAGGGAACGATTCTCAATCTCGGTTATGGTTTCGCCCGGATGCGTGCCCTGGGACTCGACCCGTCCGAAATCCGGGCCACGGGCGGCGGAGCGAAAAGCCGGACCTGGCTTCAGATCGCCGCCGACGTTTTCCAGACGCCCGTCGCCGTTCCGGCCGAGAGCGAAGCCGCCGCCCTCGGAGCCGCTCTCCAAGCAATCTGGAGCTATGAGCGGAAAAGCGCCGGGGAATCCGATATCGCCGCGCTCACGGCCCGGACCGTCCGGCTGGGGAAGACAACCATCAAGCCCCGGAAGGCCTTGGCCGGCCTTTACGGCGAACTCCAGGAGCGCTTCAACCGCCTCTGGAAAACCCTGGCCCCCGAGTTCCTCTCTCGATGA
- a CDS encoding amidohydrolase, producing the protein MAKKIIALIFTVGLALGCGGGKPSPPADLVLIGGVVATVDAGFSLAEAVAVRGERIMAVGTREEISPWIGDATTVLNAEGHLILPGLIDAHAHLHSLGDALTSLDISGTKSFEEIVDRVAGRVRSSAPGEWIVGGRWDQNAWADRSFPIHDKLSDISPDNPVFLIRVDGNAAFANRKALEIAGIDRSTPDPAGGVIVRKPGGEPTGVLVNRAMNLVQDRIPPDSDERFREKFLLAVEACLDAGLTGVHEAGVGPRALALYKSLIDEDRLTLRLNAMFGEEVDFPIGPDLADFFRSHRVENYGGRHFLSVRGIKLYFDGALGSRGAAFFEPYDDDPGNTGLLRVTPEYVYEIAKAALEADMSVNTHCIGIRGNRLCLEAYARALAEHPNPDHRFRIEHAQFVERRDVERFAELGVIPSMQPIHAVSDMRFAEDRVGARRAGGGYAWRWFLDAGLFVPCGSDFPVEPVDPLLGIHAAVTRQNVEGRPEGGWFPEQRMSIEEAVRGFTIWAARAAFQEDVLGSIEVGKLADFTILDRNILALPPENILKTEVAAVIIGGRILRSLASIKQRK; encoded by the coding sequence TTGGCGAAAAAAATCATCGCATTGATTTTTACGGTTGGATTGGCTCTGGGCTGTGGCGGCGGAAAACCGTCCCCGCCCGCAGATCTGGTCCTCATCGGAGGCGTTGTGGCCACGGTGGATGCCGGGTTTTCTCTGGCTGAAGCGGTGGCCGTCCGGGGCGAACGCATCATGGCCGTCGGCACCCGCGAGGAGATCTCTCCCTGGATCGGTGACGCAACGACCGTTCTGAACGCTGAGGGGCATCTCATCCTGCCGGGGTTGATCGATGCTCACGCCCATCTCCACAGTCTGGGCGATGCGCTGACCTCGCTCGACATCTCGGGAACAAAGAGTTTCGAGGAGATCGTCGACCGCGTCGCCGGTCGCGTCCGTTCTTCCGCACCGGGCGAATGGATCGTCGGAGGCCGCTGGGATCAGAACGCCTGGGCCGACAGATCCTTTCCCATTCATGACAAACTGAGCGACATATCACCGGATAATCCCGTCTTTCTCATTCGGGTCGACGGCAACGCCGCGTTCGCCAACCGAAAGGCTCTGGAGATCGCCGGGATCGATCGCTCGACTCCCGATCCGGCGGGCGGCGTCATTGTCCGCAAGCCGGGCGGCGAGCCGACCGGAGTTCTCGTCAACAGGGCCATGAATCTTGTCCAGGACCGCATTCCGCCGGATTCGGACGAGCGGTTCCGGGAAAAGTTTCTTCTGGCCGTCGAGGCCTGCCTCGATGCGGGCCTCACTGGCGTTCACGAAGCGGGTGTCGGGCCCCGGGCTCTCGCGCTTTACAAGAGTCTGATCGACGAGGACCGCCTGACTCTCCGGCTCAACGCCATGTTCGGCGAAGAGGTGGACTTTCCGATCGGGCCGGACCTGGCCGATTTTTTCCGGAGTCACCGGGTCGAGAACTACGGTGGGCGCCACTTTCTGTCTGTCCGAGGCATCAAGCTTTATTTCGACGGTGCCCTGGGTTCGCGGGGGGCCGCCTTTTTCGAGCCTTACGACGACGACCCCGGTAACACGGGGCTTCTCCGGGTGACGCCGGAGTATGTTTATGAGATCGCCAAGGCCGCCCTGGAAGCCGATATGTCCGTCAACACCCACTGCATCGGCATCCGCGGCAACCGTCTGTGTCTCGAAGCCTACGCCCGGGCTTTGGCGGAGCATCCGAATCCCGATCACCGCTTCCGCATCGAACATGCCCAGTTCGTCGAGAGGCGGGATGTCGAACGTTTCGCCGAGCTGGGCGTCATCCCCTCGATGCAGCCCATTCATGCCGTATCCGACATGCGGTTCGCCGAAGACCGGGTCGGGGCCCGGCGGGCCGGAGGCGGCTATGCCTGGCGCTGGTTTCTGGACGCCGGGCTTTTCGTTCCCTGCGGATCGGATTTTCCCGTCGAACCGGTCGACCCGCTTCTCGGAATTCACGCGGCCGTGACCCGGCAGAATGTCGAGGGCCGGCCCGAGGGGGGATGGTTTCCGGAACAGAGGATGTCGATCGAGGAGGCCGTCCGTGGCTTCACCATCTGGGCGGCCCGTGCCGCGTTCCAGGAGGATGTCCTGGGCTCGATCGAGGTCGGCAAGCTGGCCGACTTTACGATCCTCGACCGGAACATTCTGGCTCTGCCCCCCGAAAACATCCTCAAGACCGAGGTCGCGGCTGTTATTATCGGCGGCCGAATCCTCCGTAGCTTGGCTTCAATAAAACAAAGAAAATAA
- a CDS encoding rubrerythrin family protein, which translates to MPKSIKGTETEKNLLAAFAGESQARNRYTYAAGVAKKAGYEQIAAVFTETADNEKEHAKRFFRLLEGGEVTITAGYPAGIIGDTPANLEAAAEGERHEWTTLYNDAASVAEKEGFPEIAHQFREIAKVEKEHEARYRKLLENIRQGKVFKKDAQVRWRCRNCGFVHEGPEAPSQCPACAHAQAHFEIAAENY; encoded by the coding sequence ATGCCGAAATCCATCAAAGGCACGGAAACCGAAAAAAACCTTCTCGCCGCATTCGCCGGCGAATCCCAGGCCCGCAACCGTTACACGTACGCCGCCGGCGTCGCCAAGAAAGCCGGGTACGAACAAATTGCGGCCGTCTTCACGGAGACAGCGGACAACGAAAAAGAGCATGCCAAGCGCTTCTTCCGTCTGCTTGAGGGCGGCGAGGTGACCATTACGGCCGGATACCCGGCCGGAATCATCGGTGACACGCCCGCCAACCTCGAAGCCGCGGCGGAAGGCGAACGCCATGAGTGGACGACGCTTTACAACGATGCGGCCTCGGTCGCTGAAAAGGAGGGCTTCCCCGAAATCGCCCATCAGTTCCGCGAAATCGCCAAGGTCGAAAAAGAGCATGAGGCGCGCTATCGCAAGCTTCTTGAAAACATCCGTCAGGGAAAGGTTTTCAAGAAGGATGCTCAGGTCCGCTGGCGCTGCCGGAACTGCGGCTTCGTCCACGAAGGTCCGGAAGCCCCGTCCCAATGCCCGGCCTGCGCCCACGCCCAGGCTCACTTTGAAATCGCGGCCGAAAATTACTGA